The Rhabdothermincola salaria genome segment GACGCTGTCGAGTGTGCTAACCGGGATCCGTAGGGTTGCAGCTCCGTGGTGCTTCTCGTTGCGTAGGAGACTTGCGGTCCCGCGATTGCGGGTGCTGGGCTCAGGCAGATTCAGCGAAGCGACACCGGGCTTGGCTCCGAGAGCGACCTCATGGACGACGACGTTTGACCGACCGTTGATCTCGCAATTCAACCGCACTCGGTTGGCGAGGTCAGGGACCGGTTCGAAAGCATGGGTCGTACCGTCTGGCGCGAGTCGGGAGAGCCGAAGTGTGTGGAGCCCACTGTTGGCTCCCACATCAATGCAGTCGTCGCCAGGATCTACGACGGCTTCCAGGATCCGGCCAAGTGCTGGCTCGTACTCGCCGTAGACCCATGCCGACCAATCGACCCAGCTCCGCAGGTCGGCAAGGAACCAGTCACCCTGCGTTGTTCTGGTGACAACCGGCTGTTCGGGCGGCACCCACCCCGGCTTGCGGTATGACGCAGTAAGCAGTCGCTGGACTCCCCTGATTCGAATGTGATGGCCCATGAACCGGCCGAGTCGGGAGGTCGCCAAGCTCTGCACTTCTGCAGCGTACACAGCACACTTCTCAGCAGGGCCAGGGCTGTTCGAACGCGATCAGCCTCAGGCGAACGGGCGTCAGGTGATGCTCAGCATCCGGTCCAGAGCCACCCTGGCCCACGCTGCTGTCTCGGGATCGACCGTGATCTGGTTGACCACCCGACCCTCCACGAGGCCTTCGAGCACCCAGCACAGGTGCTGAGCGTCGATGCGGAACATCGTCGAGCACGGGCACACCAACGGGTCGAGGGAGACGACGGTCTTGTCCGGGGTCTCGTCGTTCAGGCGGTTCACCAGGTGGATCTCGGTGCCCACCCCGATGACCGCTCCTGGGGGAGCGGCTTCGACGGCCTTGATGATGTAGTCGGTGGAGCCGACCTGGTCGGCCACCTCGCACACGTCGTGGGCGCACTCGGGATGCACGACCACGATGCCGTCGGGGTGCTGGGCCCGGAACTCGGCCACGTGTTCGGGGCGGAACCGCTGATGCACCGAGCAGTGCCCCTTCCACAGCAAGAAGGTGGCGTCCTTCACATCGGCCTCGCTCAAGCCTCCTCGCTCGAGGCGGGGGTTCCACAGGCGCATGTCGGCCTCGGTGAAGCCGAGCTGGTGGCCGGTGTTGCGGCCGAGGTGCTGGTCGGGGAAGAACAGAACCTGCTTGCCGCCGGCGCCGTCGTCGGCCCGGTCGCCGAGTGAGAGGGCCCACTCCAGCACCGCCTTGGCGTTGGTGGAGGTGCACACCGCACCGCCGTGCTCGCCCACGAAGGCCTTCAGCGCGGCCGAGGAGTTCATGTAGGTGATGGGGATCACCTTGGAGATGTCGGTGGTCTTGGCCAGCGCCTCCCAGGCCTCCTCCACCTCGTCGAGGTCGGCCATGTCGGCCATGGAGCACCCGGCGTTGAGGTCCGGCAGGATCACCTTCTGGTGCTCATCGGTGAGGATGTCGGCGGATTCGGCCATGAAGTGGACGCCGCAGAACACGATGTAGTCGGCCTCGGGATGCTGTTGGGCGAGCACGGAGAGCCGGAAGGAGTCTCCGCGGGCGTCGGCCCAGCGCATGACCTCGTCGCGCTGGTAGTGGTGGCCGAGGATGAAGACGCGTTCACCGAGCGTGCGCTTGGCTGCGTCGATGCGGGACGCGAGGTCATCGAGCGTGGCGTCGGCGTACCGCTCGGGAAGCGGGATCTGGAGCCGCAACATGTTGTCTGGAACCCCCAGGGGGAAGAGGGCACCGATGGTGAGCGGTGGGGGCAGCCTGGTCGCCACGCCACGGGGATGTCGCTCTCGGTGTCCGATATGTCGCCGGATACCAGGCCGGCGGTGTCACTCTAGGTCAGCGCCAGCGAGATCGCGAACATTCCCGGAGGGCCCACCGTGGGCGACAGCGCCGCTGACGATGACCCGTACGATTGGGACGATGGTCCAGCGTCCCCCAGCCGGCACGATCCCCGATGCTCCCGGCTCCTACCAGTTCAAGGACGCGCACGGACGGGTGATCTACGTGGGCAAGGCCAAGAGCCTGCGCCAGCGCCTCTCGAACTACTTCCAGAACCCGCGCAACCTGGCGCCGCGCACCGCCCAGATGGTGGCCACCGCCGAGTCCGTCGAGTGGATCCAGGTCCGCAACGACGTCGAGGCGCTCATGCTCGAGTACAGCCTCATCAAGCAGCACCAGCCCCGGTTCAACATCCGCCTGCGCGACGACAAGAGCTACCCGTTCCTCGCCGTCACCCTCGACGACGAGTGGCCCCGGGCCACCGTCATGCGCGGCGCCAAGCGCAAGGGCACCCGCTACTTCGGCCCCTACGCCCACGCCTGGGCCATCCGCGAGACCCTCGATCTGTTGTTGCGCACGTTCCCGATCCGCACCTGCTCGCAGAACAAGTTCAACCGCCACGCCAAGCTCGGTCGGCCCTGCCTGTTGTTCCACATCGAGAAGTGCACCGGCCCCTGCGTGGGCGAGATCGCCAAACCCGACTACGACGACCTCGTCGACGAGCTGGTCAGCTTCCTCGACGGCGACACCGACACCGTCATCCGCCGCCTCGAGGCCCAGATGGCCGAGGCGGCCAGCGAGCTCGAGTTCGAGCGGGCGGCCCGGGTGCGTGACCGCCTGGGGGCGGTGCGCCAGGCCATCGAGAAGCAGCAGATGGTGGTGGAGCGCTCCGAGGACCTCGACGTGATCGGCCTGGCCGATGACGAGCTGGAAGCGGCGGTGCAGGTGTTCTTCGTGCGCCGGGGCCGGGTGGTGGGCCGCAAGGGGTTCGTGGTCGACAAGGCCGAGGACGTCACCCCCGGTGAGCTGGTCGACCGCATCCTCGAGGGCCTCTACGCCGACCCGCCCCCCATGGGCGTGCCCAAGCAGGTCCTCGTCCCCACCGAGAGCGCCGATCCCGAGCTCTACGAGGAGTTCCTGGGTGAGGTCCGGGGCTCGAAGGTCGCCATCCGGGTGCCCCAGCGCGGCGACAAGCGCGAGCTGATGGCCATGGTCACCCGCAACGCCGAGGAGGAGCTGGTGCGCCACCGGCTGCGCCGGGCGTCGGACCACAACACCCGGGCCCGGGCGCTCAACGAGCTCCAGCAGTACCTCGACCTCCCCGAAGCCCCGTTGCGCATCGAGTGCTACGACATGAGCCACATCCAGGGCAGCGACTACGTGGGCTCCATGGTCGTGCTCGAGGACGGTCTGCCCAAGAAGAGCGAGTATCGGCGCTTCAAGATCCGCAGCGGGCAGGGCAACGACGACTTCGCCGCCATGGAGGAGGTGCTCACCCGTCGCCTCCGCGCCTACCTCGAGGATCGGGAGAAGCCCGTCACCGAGCGGGGCGGCAAGTTCTCGTACCCGCCCCAGCTGTTGCTGGTCGACGGCGGCAAGGGGCAGCTCAGCGTGGTGGTCCGGGTGCTCGAGGAGCTGGGCCTCGACGAGGAGATCCCCGTCGCCTCGCTGGCCAAGCAGTTCGAGGAGGTCTACCGCCCGGGCGACCCGACGCCCATGCGCGTGCCCCGAGGCAGCGACGCCCTCTACCTGCTGCAACGCATCCGCGACGAGGCCCACCGCTTCGCCATCAGCTACCACCGCCAGCTGCGCGGCAAGCGCATGACCACCTCCGTCCTCGACGGCATCCCCGGCCTCGGGCCTACCCGCAAGGCCCGCCTGGTCAAGGAGCTCGGCGGTGTCGGCGCCGTGAAGAAGGCGTCGCTGGAGAACCTCAAGGAGCTCTCCTGGCTCCCGGACACCGTCGCCGAGGCCGTCCATACCAAGATCCACGGTTCCAGCAGTCGCACGCCAGGCCCTACGGTCGGCTCGTGACCGGCACCGACGACCTCCTGCCCTCCGAGAACGCTGAGTTGTGGGAGGCGCATGCCGACTGGTGGCAGCGGGAGTTCACCGAGGGCGTGGACCCCGAGTACACCGAGCAGATCCTGCCCATCGTCACCGAGTGGACGGCCGGGCACTCCCGGGTGCTGGAGGTCGGCACGGGGGAGGGGCAGGTCGCCCGGGCCGTCACGGCCGCCGCTCGACGAGACAGCAGGCCCGAGCCGCTCGTCGTCGGGGTCGACCCGACCGTCGCCCAGATCACCGAGGCCGCTCGCCGCGCCGGCGGCCCGGTCTACGCCCGGTCCGGCGCCGAGGCGCTGCCCTTCGCCGACGGCACCTTCGACGCGGTGGTGTGTTGCCTGGTCTTCGAGCACATCGACGACGTCGACGGGGCCCTGGCCGAGGTGGCCCGGGTGCTCGAATCCGGTGGGCGGTTCGTCTTCTGCCTCAACCATCCGCTGCTGCAGACCCCCGGCTCCGGGTGGATCGACGACCAGATCCTCGACCCACCCGAGCAGTACTGGCGCATCGGCGCGTACCTCTCGGAGCAGGCCGTGGTCGAGCAGGTCGAGAAGGGCGTCTTCATCCGCTTCGTGCACCGCCCCTTGAGTCGCTACGTCAACGCCATGGCCGACGTGGGCCTCCAGCTCGAGCGCATGTTGGAGCCGGCTCCGCCGGCCGGCTTCCTCGCTCGAGCCCCGGAGTACCCCGAGGCCGCCTCCATCCCGCGCCTGCTCACGCTGGTGGCCCGACGGGTGTGACCGCGGCGTGAACTCGGCCTGAACCTCGGCTCCGAGCGGTCTCCGGGGACCTCGGCGCCGCCCGTAGGCCGGTAGCGTGCCGGGCATGAGCGACTTCGTGGTCATCACGGGGCTCTCCGGGGCGGGCCGGTCCGAGGCCGCCAACATCCTCGAGGACCTCGGCTGGTTCGTCATCGACAACCTGCCGCCCGCGCTCATGACCAAGGTGGCCGAGCTGGCCCACGCCCCCGGCGCCGGCATCGCCAAGGTGGTGCTCGTCGTCGGCACCGGGCCGTACCACAACGAGGTGCTGCCCGCCCTCGAGGCGCTGCGCCGCCAGGGCGGACGGGTGCGCATCGCCTACTTCGAGGCCGGCACCGACGTGCTGGTGCGCCGCTACGAGTCCAGCCGTCGCCGTCACCCCCTCGCCGCCCCCGACCTCACCCTCGCCGACACCATCGAGGCCGAGCGTGAGCTGCTCGGCCCGGTGAAGGCCGAGGCCGACGTCGTCGTCGACACCTCCGAGCTCAACGTCCACGAGCTGCGCACCCGCGTGCAGGACCTCTTCGCCGAGGACACCCCGGCGTCGGGCATGCAGACCACGCTCATCTCGTTCGGCTACAAGCACGGGCTGCCCCTCGACACCGACCTCGTCATCGACTGCCGGTTCCTCCCCAACCCGCACTGGGTGGAGGAGCTGCGCCCCCAGACCGGCCTCGACCAACCGGTGAAGGACTACGTCCTCGGCCAGGACATCACCGCCGAGTTCCTCGACGAGATGCGGTCGCTGCTCGAGCTGTTGTTGCCGGCGTACGTGAAGGAAGGCAAGTCCTACCTCACCATCGCGTTCGGCTGCACCGGCGGCCGACACCGCTCGGTGGCCATCGCCGAGGAGATCGCCGCCGGGCTGCGCGCCGACGGTTTCGACCTGCGGGTCACCCATCGCGACCTCGGTCGCTGAGGCCTTTCGTCAACCTCGACCTCCCCGATGGGCGAGACTGGCAGGACCCCGGACGATCTGATCGGATGGGGGCCACTTCTCTGGCGAGCTCACTTGGAGGCACCTGCTATGACGATCCGCGTCGGTGTGAACGGCTTCGGCCGAATCGGTCGCAACTTCTTCCGGGCGGTGAAGCAGTCGGGTGCCGACGTCGAGATCGTCGCCGCGAACGACCTCGGCGCCATCCCCGAGATGGCCCACCTCCTCAAGTACGACTCGGTCATGGGCCGCCTCGACGCCACCGTCGAAGCCACCGACGAGGGCATCGTGGTCGACGGCAAGCTGGTCAAGATCACCGCCATCCGCGACCCCAAGGACCTCCCCTGGGGCGACCTCGGCGTCGACGTCGTGGTCGAGTCCACCGGCTTCTTCACCGACCGCGACAAGGCCGCCGCCCACCTCGACGCCGGCGCTCCGTTCGTCATCGTGTCCGCGCCGGCCACCAACGCCGACGCCACCTTCGTGGTCGGCGTCAACGACGACACCTTCGACGCAGCCCAGCACAAGGTGATGTCCAACGCCTCGTGCACCACCAACTGCTTCGTGCCGATGATCAAGGTCCTCGACGACGCCTTCGGTGTCGAGAAGGGCCTCATGACCACGGTGCACGCCTACACCGGCGACCAGAACCTCGTCGACGGGCCCCACAAGGACCTGCGCCGGGCCCGGGCCTCGGCGGTCAACATCATCCCGGCCTCCACCGGCGCCGCCCGCGCCACCGGCCTGGTGCTGCAGTCCATGCAGGGCAAGCTCGACGGCACCGCCCTGCGGGTCCCAGTCCCCGACGGCTCCATCACCGACTTCGTGGGCGTGCTCAACACCGACGTCACCAAGGAAGAGGTGAACGAGGCGTTCAAGGCCGCGGCCTCGTCCGGTCCCATGTCGAACGTGCTCGTCTACACCGACGAGCCCATCGTCAGCTCCGACATCGTCGGCTCGCCGGCGTCGTGCACCTTCGACTCCAGCATCACCATGGCCATGGGCAACCTGGTCAAGATCCTCGGCTGGTACGACAACGAGTGGGGCTACTCCAACCGCCTCGTCGACCTCGTCCAGACCGTCGGCGCGGCGAACAAGTAGCCCGCCGCCCCGATGAGCGTTCCCACGCTGGAGGACCTCGGCGACCTCGACGGTCGCCGGGTCCTCGTCCGCGCCGACTTCAACGTCCCGATCGCCGACGGCGAGATCGTCGACGACTTCCGCATCCGGGCCGCCCTGCCCACCATCGGGTGGCTGCAGGGCCGGGGCGCCACCGTCACCGCCTGCACCCACCTGGGTCGCCCCAAGGGCGCCCCGGACCCGAAGTACAGCGTCGAGCCGGTCCGCCGGCGCCTGGCCGAGCTGGCCCCCGGCGTCGAGCTGCTCGACAACCTGCGCTTCGACCCGGGCGAGACCGGCAACGACCCCGCCTTCGTGCAGACGCTGATCGACGGCCAGGACGCCTACGTCAACGACGCCTTCGGGGCGTCGCACCGGGCCCACGCGTCCATCGTGGGGCCCCCGCAGTTCCTGCCGTCGGCCGCCGGGCGCCTCCTCGAACGTGAGGTCGAGGTGCTGCTGCCGTTGCGCCACGACCCCAAGCGGCCGTTCGTGGTCATCCTCGGCGGCTCCAAGGTCTCCGACAAGCTCGGCGTCATCGAGGCGCTCAGCGAGGTGGCCGACACGCTCGTCATCGGCGGCGGCATGTGCTTCACGTTCCTCGCCGCCCAGGGCCACAGCATCGGCGACTCGCTCGTCGAGCCCGACCAGGTCGACACCTGCCGCCGGCTGCTCGACTCCGGCATCGACCTGCGCATCCCCACCGACATCACCGCCCTGTCGCCCGAGGGTCAGATCGGCGACCCCGACGCCGGCGGCGAGGTGCGCCAGCTGGGCGCCGACCTCCCCGACGGCTGGAAGGGCCTCGACATCGGCCCCGGTTCGGCCGCCGAGTTCGGCGACCTCGTGGCCGAGGCCCGCACCGTGTTCTGGAACGGCCCCATGGGCGTGTTCGAGGACCCCCGTTTCGCGGCCGGCACCCGGGCCGTCGCCCAGGCCATGGCCGACGCCCGGGGCTTCACCGTCGTCGGCGGCGGCGACTCCGCGGCCAGCCTCGACGCCTTCGGCCTGGCCGGCGACATCGACCACGTCTCCACCGGTGGGGGAGCCTCGCTCGAACTGCTCGAGAACGGCGACCTGCCCGGCCTGGAGGCCCTGCGAGGAGCACCCAATGCCCGCTGAGCGCAAACCCCTCATCTCCGGCAACTGGAAGATGAACCTCAACCACTTCGAGGCCACCGCCACCCTCGACAAGCTGCGCTACCTGCTCGCCAAGGACGACTACGAAGTGGTCGACGTGTCGGTGCACCCGCCGTTCACCGACATCCGCACCGTGCAGACCTTCCTCGAGAGCGAGAAGGTGCCCATCGCCATCGGCGCCCAGAACTGCCACTGGGAGGACAAGGGCGCCTACACCGGCGAGGTCGCCCCGCCCATGCTGGCCAAGCTCAACGTGGCCTACGTGATCGTCGGGCACAGCGAGCGCCGCGAGATCTTCGGCGAGACCGATGTCGAGGTCGGCCGCAAGGTCAAGGCCGTGTTCACCCATGGGATGACGCCGATCCTGTGCTGCGGCGAGACCCTCGAGGAGCGCGAGGGCGAGGCCCACCACGGCAAGATCACCGGCCAGGTGCACGCCGGCATCGAGGTCCTCACCGC includes the following:
- a CDS encoding FkbM family methyltransferase, whose translation is MYAAEVQSLATSRLGRFMGHHIRIRGVQRLLTASYRKPGWVPPEQPVVTRTTQGDWFLADLRSWVDWSAWVYGEYEPALGRILEAVVDPGDDCIDVGANSGLHTLRLSRLAPDGTTHAFEPVPDLANRVRLNCEINGRSNVVVHEVALGAKPGVASLNLPEPSTRNRGTASLLRNEKHHGAATLRIPVSTLDSVELNSPRLVKIDVEGFEPDVLEGGTLMLESARPVVVFEENADYRRTGDKSARRILHELGYRFAEVRPVGAYGAGRFRLTKPAPVPVGNPLLLAVHASDRRTPLDLP
- the nadA gene encoding quinolinate synthase NadA, with the translated sequence MATRLPPPLTIGALFPLGVPDNMLRLQIPLPERYADATLDDLASRIDAAKRTLGERVFILGHHYQRDEVMRWADARGDSFRLSVLAQQHPEADYIVFCGVHFMAESADILTDEHQKVILPDLNAGCSMADMADLDEVEEAWEALAKTTDISKVIPITYMNSSAALKAFVGEHGGAVCTSTNAKAVLEWALSLGDRADDGAGGKQVLFFPDQHLGRNTGHQLGFTEADMRLWNPRLERGGLSEADVKDATFLLWKGHCSVHQRFRPEHVAEFRAQHPDGIVVVHPECAHDVCEVADQVGSTDYIIKAVEAAPPGAVIGVGTEIHLVNRLNDETPDKTVVSLDPLVCPCSTMFRIDAQHLCWVLEGLVEGRVVNQITVDPETAAWARVALDRMLSIT
- the uvrC gene encoding excinuclease ABC subunit UvrC, whose amino-acid sequence is MVQRPPAGTIPDAPGSYQFKDAHGRVIYVGKAKSLRQRLSNYFQNPRNLAPRTAQMVATAESVEWIQVRNDVEALMLEYSLIKQHQPRFNIRLRDDKSYPFLAVTLDDEWPRATVMRGAKRKGTRYFGPYAHAWAIRETLDLLLRTFPIRTCSQNKFNRHAKLGRPCLLFHIEKCTGPCVGEIAKPDYDDLVDELVSFLDGDTDTVIRRLEAQMAEAASELEFERAARVRDRLGAVRQAIEKQQMVVERSEDLDVIGLADDELEAAVQVFFVRRGRVVGRKGFVVDKAEDVTPGELVDRILEGLYADPPPMGVPKQVLVPTESADPELYEEFLGEVRGSKVAIRVPQRGDKRELMAMVTRNAEEELVRHRLRRASDHNTRARALNELQQYLDLPEAPLRIECYDMSHIQGSDYVGSMVVLEDGLPKKSEYRRFKIRSGQGNDDFAAMEEVLTRRLRAYLEDREKPVTERGGKFSYPPQLLLVDGGKGQLSVVVRVLEELGLDEEIPVASLAKQFEEVYRPGDPTPMRVPRGSDALYLLQRIRDEAHRFAISYHRQLRGKRMTTSVLDGIPGLGPTRKARLVKELGGVGAVKKASLENLKELSWLPDTVAEAVHTKIHGSSSRTPGPTVGS
- a CDS encoding class I SAM-dependent methyltransferase produces the protein MTGTDDLLPSENAELWEAHADWWQREFTEGVDPEYTEQILPIVTEWTAGHSRVLEVGTGEGQVARAVTAAARRDSRPEPLVVGVDPTVAQITEAARRAGGPVYARSGAEALPFADGTFDAVVCCLVFEHIDDVDGALAEVARVLESGGRFVFCLNHPLLQTPGSGWIDDQILDPPEQYWRIGAYLSEQAVVEQVEKGVFIRFVHRPLSRYVNAMADVGLQLERMLEPAPPAGFLARAPEYPEAASIPRLLTLVARRV
- the rapZ gene encoding RNase adapter RapZ; its protein translation is MSDFVVITGLSGAGRSEAANILEDLGWFVIDNLPPALMTKVAELAHAPGAGIAKVVLVVGTGPYHNEVLPALEALRRQGGRVRIAYFEAGTDVLVRRYESSRRRHPLAAPDLTLADTIEAERELLGPVKAEADVVVDTSELNVHELRTRVQDLFAEDTPASGMQTTLISFGYKHGLPLDTDLVIDCRFLPNPHWVEELRPQTGLDQPVKDYVLGQDITAEFLDEMRSLLELLLPAYVKEGKSYLTIAFGCTGGRHRSVAIAEEIAAGLRADGFDLRVTHRDLGR
- the gap gene encoding type I glyceraldehyde-3-phosphate dehydrogenase; this encodes MTIRVGVNGFGRIGRNFFRAVKQSGADVEIVAANDLGAIPEMAHLLKYDSVMGRLDATVEATDEGIVVDGKLVKITAIRDPKDLPWGDLGVDVVVESTGFFTDRDKAAAHLDAGAPFVIVSAPATNADATFVVGVNDDTFDAAQHKVMSNASCTTNCFVPMIKVLDDAFGVEKGLMTTVHAYTGDQNLVDGPHKDLRRARASAVNIIPASTGAARATGLVLQSMQGKLDGTALRVPVPDGSITDFVGVLNTDVTKEEVNEAFKAAASSGPMSNVLVYTDEPIVSSDIVGSPASCTFDSSITMAMGNLVKILGWYDNEWGYSNRLVDLVQTVGAANK
- a CDS encoding phosphoglycerate kinase, producing the protein MSVPTLEDLGDLDGRRVLVRADFNVPIADGEIVDDFRIRAALPTIGWLQGRGATVTACTHLGRPKGAPDPKYSVEPVRRRLAELAPGVELLDNLRFDPGETGNDPAFVQTLIDGQDAYVNDAFGASHRAHASIVGPPQFLPSAAGRLLEREVEVLLPLRHDPKRPFVVILGGSKVSDKLGVIEALSEVADTLVIGGGMCFTFLAAQGHSIGDSLVEPDQVDTCRRLLDSGIDLRIPTDITALSPEGQIGDPDAGGEVRQLGADLPDGWKGLDIGPGSAAEFGDLVAEARTVFWNGPMGVFEDPRFAAGTRAVAQAMADARGFTVVGGGDSAASLDAFGLAGDIDHVSTGGGASLELLENGDLPGLEALRGAPNAR
- the tpiA gene encoding triose-phosphate isomerase; its protein translation is MPAERKPLISGNWKMNLNHFEATATLDKLRYLLAKDDYEVVDVSVHPPFTDIRTVQTFLESEKVPIAIGAQNCHWEDKGAYTGEVAPPMLAKLNVAYVIVGHSERREIFGETDVEVGRKVKAVFTHGMTPILCCGETLEEREGEAHHGKITGQVHAGIEVLTAEQVATMVIAYEPIWAIGTGRTASADDAQEVCGWIRAKVADMKGADAAAAVRIQYGGSVKAANAAELMGQPDIDGALVGGAALDPDEFAKIVQFRLA